Proteins encoded within one genomic window of uncultured Sphingopyxis sp.:
- a CDS encoding DegT/DnrJ/EryC1/StrS aminotransferase family protein codes for MLNTAFAPWPNFTEEEAQAVAAVLRSNRVNYWTGDECRAFEREFADWSESGHAIALANGTVALDLALHGLGIGAVNGGDASDEVVVTPRTFLASVSCVVNAGAIPVFADVDRDSGNMSADTIAPVLTPRTRGAIIVHLAGWPADMDPIMELATKHDFKVIEDCAQAHGALYKGRSVGSIGHVGAWSFCQDKIMTTGGEGGMVTTNDPDLWSRMWSFKDHGKSWEAVYERAHPPGFRWLHEGFGTNWRMIEMQAAIGRIQLQRMSGWTAARTRNADVLGEALARFAGADGIVRLPAPADATSRHAQYKFYAYVRPDRLAPGWDRDRIVAEIVARGVPCFQGSCSEVYLEKAFDGTGWRPAQRLPAARELGETSIMWLVHPGLTEAQMRLTTQAIDEVLAAASGNRGG; via the coding sequence ATGCTGAACACAGCCTTCGCACCTTGGCCGAACTTCACCGAGGAGGAAGCGCAGGCAGTCGCTGCCGTCCTGCGGTCGAACCGCGTCAATTACTGGACGGGTGACGAATGCCGGGCGTTCGAACGCGAGTTCGCCGACTGGAGCGAGAGCGGCCACGCCATCGCCCTTGCCAATGGCACGGTGGCGCTCGACCTCGCGCTTCACGGGCTAGGGATTGGCGCGGTCAACGGGGGCGATGCAAGCGATGAGGTCGTGGTGACGCCGCGCACCTTCCTCGCGTCGGTCAGCTGTGTGGTCAACGCGGGTGCCATTCCCGTGTTCGCCGATGTCGACCGCGACAGCGGCAATATGTCGGCGGACACGATCGCTCCCGTGCTGACACCGCGCACGCGCGGCGCCATCATCGTCCATCTTGCGGGCTGGCCGGCCGATATGGACCCGATCATGGAACTGGCGACGAAGCATGATTTCAAGGTGATCGAGGACTGCGCGCAGGCGCACGGTGCGCTGTATAAAGGACGGAGCGTCGGCTCGATCGGCCATGTCGGCGCATGGTCCTTTTGCCAGGACAAGATCATGACGACGGGCGGCGAGGGGGGCATGGTCACCACGAACGACCCCGATCTCTGGTCGCGCATGTGGTCGTTCAAGGATCATGGCAAAAGCTGGGAGGCCGTCTATGAGCGTGCCCATCCTCCGGGGTTTCGCTGGCTCCACGAAGGTTTTGGCACCAACTGGCGGATGATCGAGATGCAGGCGGCCATCGGCCGGATCCAGTTGCAGCGGATGTCCGGATGGACGGCGGCGCGCACCCGCAACGCCGATGTGCTGGGCGAAGCACTGGCCCGCTTTGCCGGGGCCGACGGCATCGTTCGCTTGCCCGCACCGGCCGACGCGACGAGCCGCCACGCCCAGTATAAATTTTACGCCTATGTGCGTCCCGACCGCCTTGCGCCGGGTTGGGACCGCGACCGCATCGTTGCCGAAATCGTCGCGCGGGGTGTCCCCTGTTTTCAGGGCAGCTGTTCGGAAGTCTATCTGGAAAAGGCCTTTGACGGCACCGGATGGCGCCCGGCCCAGCGCCTGCCCGCCGCGCGCGAGCTGGGTGAGACGAGCATCATGTGGCTCGTTCACCCCGGCTTGACCGAAGCGCAGATGCGGTTGACGACGCAGGCTATCGACGAGGTTCTCGCCGCCGCCTCCGGCAATCGGGGGGGCTAG
- a CDS encoding nucleotide sugar dehydrogenase, translating into MAPAHVSPASPSKIAVVGTGYVGISNAILLAQRNEVVALDIDAHKVEQLNAKQSPIADPEIEDYLANRPLNLIATTDRDAAYKGADFVIVATPTDYDPDTNYFNTGTVESVIADALVMAPGALIVVKSTVPVGFTERMRAELGSDAIVFSPEFLREGRALYDNLHPSRIIVGNTHPRAADFARLLLEGSLKPDAAILQTGNTEAEAIKLFANTYLAMRVAFFNELDTYAAAHDVDSRQVIEGVCLDPRIGSFYNNPSFGYGGYCLPKDTKQMLANYKDVPQNLIQAFDASSNRAAVGISLITILQAQNLIQAIVSSNTTRKDFVASEIIKRQPRVVGIHRLAMKAGSDNFRASSILGVMKRVKAKGIEVIVYEPLIEEDRLFNSRVIRDLDAFKAEADVIIANRVTGDLADVADKVYSRDLFGADS; encoded by the coding sequence TTGGCCCCAGCACATGTTTCGCCCGCGTCGCCCTCCAAGATTGCCGTCGTCGGCACGGGCTATGTCGGTATTTCCAACGCGATCCTGCTGGCGCAGCGCAACGAGGTGGTCGCGCTCGACATCGACGCGCACAAGGTCGAGCAGCTCAATGCCAAACAATCGCCGATCGCCGATCCCGAGATCGAGGATTATCTGGCGAACCGGCCGCTCAATCTGATCGCGACTACCGATCGCGATGCCGCCTATAAGGGCGCGGATTTCGTCATCGTCGCGACGCCGACCGACTATGATCCCGACACCAATTATTTCAACACAGGCACGGTCGAGAGTGTCATCGCCGACGCGCTGGTCATGGCGCCGGGCGCGCTGATCGTCGTCAAATCGACCGTGCCCGTGGGTTTCACTGAGCGGATGCGCGCCGAACTCGGCAGTGATGCGATCGTCTTTTCGCCCGAATTCCTGCGCGAAGGGCGCGCGCTTTACGACAATCTCCATCCTTCGCGGATCATCGTCGGCAACACGCATCCGCGCGCGGCTGATTTCGCGCGGCTGCTGCTCGAAGGGTCGCTGAAGCCCGATGCCGCGATCCTGCAGACCGGCAACACTGAAGCCGAGGCGATCAAGCTGTTCGCCAACACCTATCTCGCGATGCGCGTCGCCTTCTTCAACGAGCTCGACACCTATGCGGCGGCACACGATGTCGACTCGCGCCAGGTGATCGAGGGCGTATGCCTCGACCCCCGGATCGGCAGCTTCTACAACAATCCCTCCTTCGGCTACGGCGGCTATTGCCTGCCCAAGGACACGAAGCAGATGCTCGCCAATTACAAGGATGTGCCGCAGAACCTGATCCAGGCGTTTGACGCCTCTTCGAACAGGGCCGCAGTGGGCATCAGCCTGATCACCATCCTGCAGGCGCAGAACCTGATCCAGGCGATCGTCTCGTCGAACACGACGCGCAAGGATTTCGTCGCGTCCGAGATCATCAAGCGCCAGCCGCGCGTCGTCGGCATCCATCGCCTCGCGATGAAGGCGGGATCGGACAATTTCCGCGCCAGCAGCATTTTGGGCGTGATGAAGCGCGTCAAGGCGAAGGGGATCGAGGTGATCGTCTATGAGCCGCTGATCGAGGAGGACCGGCTGTTCAATTCGCGTGTGATCCGCGATCTTGACGCCTTCAAGGCCGAAGCCGACGTCATCATCGCCAACCGCGTAACGGGCGATCTCGCCGACGTCGCGGACAAGGTCTATAGCCGCGACTTGTTCGGCGCCGATAGCTGA
- a CDS encoding nucleoside-diphosphate sugar epimerase/dehydratase, translating into MRIQNKQAWLAIPMQILRMALNWSRDQRRLLAAGMDGVLCVIAVWIAYSLRLGVWELFSRPVLTFAAATLLFWYPIAYLTGVYRSLIRFSGARTIANLAIACTILAGPLMIAFVLFRFPEVPRTLTILHPIIFLLLLASSRIVIRFALLDLLHSVSPDARRVIIYGAGRAGQQLALSLRHEPQIYLVGFVDDDLRLAGQRLDGVPVFSSEQLGKLLDDTDVDEVLLAIPSASRMRRREIIERLQEEQIYVRSLPSLSNIIEGSVTVNDLREIQIEELLGREAVAPNEVLMGKTIVGKTVLVSGAGGSIGSELCRQILRCHPARLILLEQSEFALYAIEQELTEMTRAMDADIPIILELGNIAERSTPMRIYRNHRPDTVFHAAAYKHVPLVEANPISGVRNNVLGTLYSVEAAEANGVSHFTLISTDKAVRPTNIMGASKRVCELILQARAERPDVATVFSMVRFGNVLGSSGSVVPLFKAQIAAGGPVTITHAKITRYFMTIPEASQLVIQASAMARGGEVFVLDMGQPVRIIDLARSMIQLSGLSVRDTDRPEGDIEIVETGLRPGEKLYEELLIGDNPEPTNHPRILRARESRWPWKELEAELQALETIIRGSGDPALAIRIIGKLVPEYTPDTAWAARISTATS; encoded by the coding sequence ATGCGAATCCAGAACAAACAGGCCTGGCTGGCGATCCCGATGCAAATTCTGCGTATGGCGCTCAACTGGTCGCGCGATCAGCGGCGCCTGCTCGCCGCGGGCATGGACGGCGTGCTTTGCGTCATCGCGGTCTGGATCGCCTATTCGCTGCGGCTCGGCGTGTGGGAACTTTTCTCGCGCCCGGTGCTGACCTTTGCCGCCGCGACATTGCTGTTCTGGTATCCCATCGCCTATCTGACCGGCGTCTACCGTTCGTTGATCCGCTTTTCGGGCGCGCGGACGATCGCCAATCTCGCCATTGCCTGCACGATCCTCGCCGGTCCGCTGATGATCGCCTTCGTGCTTTTCCGCTTTCCCGAAGTGCCCCGGACGCTCACCATCCTGCATCCGATCATATTTCTGCTGCTCCTTGCATCGAGCCGGATCGTCATCCGGTTCGCGCTGCTCGACCTGTTGCACAGCGTATCGCCCGACGCGCGCCGCGTGATCATCTATGGCGCCGGGCGCGCGGGACAGCAGCTCGCCCTGTCGCTGCGTCACGAGCCGCAAATCTATCTCGTCGGCTTCGTCGATGACGACCTGCGTCTCGCCGGGCAGCGGCTCGACGGCGTTCCGGTCTTCAGCTCCGAACAATTGGGCAAGCTGCTGGACGATACCGACGTCGACGAGGTTCTGCTCGCCATCCCGAGCGCGTCGCGGATGCGCCGCCGCGAAATCATCGAGCGCCTGCAGGAAGAGCAAATCTACGTCCGTTCGCTACCGAGCCTCTCGAACATCATCGAAGGTTCGGTCACCGTCAACGACCTGCGCGAGATTCAGATCGAGGAACTCCTCGGCCGCGAGGCGGTGGCGCCGAACGAGGTGCTGATGGGCAAGACGATCGTCGGCAAGACGGTGCTGGTATCGGGTGCCGGCGGCTCGATCGGCAGCGAATTATGCCGCCAGATCCTGCGGTGCCATCCGGCGCGCCTGATCCTCCTCGAACAATCCGAATTCGCGCTCTATGCGATCGAGCAGGAATTGACGGAGATGACGCGCGCGATGGACGCCGACATCCCGATCATCCTCGAACTCGGCAATATTGCCGAGCGATCGACGCCGATGCGCATCTATCGCAACCACCGGCCCGACACCGTCTTCCACGCCGCGGCGTACAAACATGTTCCGCTCGTCGAGGCCAATCCGATTTCGGGCGTTCGCAACAATGTCCTCGGAACACTCTACAGCGTCGAGGCCGCCGAGGCCAATGGCGTATCCCATTTCACCTTGATCAGCACCGACAAGGCGGTGCGTCCGACCAATATCATGGGCGCATCGAAGCGCGTGTGCGAACTGATCCTTCAGGCGCGCGCCGAGCGCCCCGATGTCGCCACCGTGTTCAGCATGGTCCGTTTCGGCAATGTGCTCGGATCGAGCGGCTCGGTGGTTCCTCTGTTCAAGGCGCAGATCGCCGCCGGCGGGCCGGTGACGATTACCCATGCGAAGATCACGCGCTATTTCATGACCATTCCCGAGGCATCGCAACTCGTCATCCAGGCAAGCGCGATGGCGCGGGGCGGCGAAGTCTTCGTGCTCGATATGGGGCAACCCGTTCGTATCATCGACCTCGCGCGCAGCATGATCCAGCTGTCGGGCCTCAGCGTCCGCGACACCGACCGCCCCGAAGGCGACATCGAGATTGTCGAAACGGGGCTGCGGCCGGGCGAGAAGCTCTATGAGGAGCTGCTGATTGGCGACAATCCCGAGCCGACCAACCACCCCCGCATCCTTCGCGCCCGCGAAAGCCGCTGGCCGTGGAAGGAATTGGAGGCGGAGCTTCAGGCTCTCGAAACGATCATCCGCGGAAGCGGCGACCCCGCCCTGGCAATTCGCATCATCGGCAAGCTGGTGCCCGAATATACCCCCGACACGGCGTGGGCCGCGCGAATTTCGACCGCGACCTCCTAG
- a CDS encoding acetyltransferase, with product MMSRLIGIYGASGFGREVMPVARAQFSSDDRLVFIDDGAQGGERQHSGHAILSWDDFIEEAAGRDAAVSIAIAASQVRERLTERCGKAGISMCDIRASNVIVGDNVAVGEGAILQPFAMLTGDCHIGRGFHANIYSYVAHDCVIGDFVTFAPNVMCNGNVRIEDHAYIGTGAILRQGTPEKPLVIGRGATVGMGAVVTKDVPAGATVIGNPAKPMEKK from the coding sequence ATGATGAGCAGATTGATCGGAATTTACGGCGCGAGCGGTTTTGGCCGCGAAGTGATGCCCGTCGCGCGAGCGCAATTTTCGTCCGATGACCGCCTGGTCTTCATCGACGATGGCGCCCAGGGCGGCGAGCGGCAGCACAGCGGCCATGCGATTCTGTCGTGGGACGATTTCATCGAGGAAGCGGCAGGGCGGGACGCCGCCGTGTCGATCGCGATTGCCGCGTCGCAGGTTCGCGAGCGGCTGACCGAACGATGCGGCAAGGCCGGAATTTCGATGTGCGACATCCGCGCGTCGAACGTCATCGTGGGTGACAATGTTGCCGTCGGTGAAGGCGCGATCCTGCAACCGTTCGCTATGCTGACCGGCGATTGTCATATCGGCCGGGGGTTCCATGCCAATATTTACAGCTATGTGGCCCACGACTGCGTCATCGGAGATTTCGTGACCTTTGCACCGAATGTCATGTGCAATGGGAATGTCCGTATCGAGGATCACGCCTATATCGGCACCGGCGCCATCCTTCGCCAGGGCACCCCGGAAAAGCCGCTTGTGATCGGGCGCGGTGCAACGGTGGGCATGGGCGCCGTCGTCACGAAAGACGTTCCGGCGGGCGCGACGGTCATCGGCAATCCGGCAAAGCCCATGGAAAAGAAATGA
- a CDS encoding protein adenylyltransferase SelO produces the protein MDFAFENSFHDSMEGFYAPAEAAKPSAPELLLFNHALAERLGIDVAGATDDQLARVFSGAEILEGAEPLALAYAGHQFGHFSPQLGDGRALLLGEIVAPDGARFDVQLKGSGPTAFSRNGDGKAAIGPVLREFLVSEAMAAMGVPTTRALAAVATGDRVQRERAHPGAVLTRIASSHIRVGTFQFFAAHFGAEHVAQLSDYSIRRHFPDLADAANPHLALLDRVIGLQCELVSHWLGVGFIHGVMNTDNVAISGETIDYGPCAFMDRFAVNTVFSSIDANGRYAYGRQPQIMHWNMARFAEALLPAIHRVSPEDVEAAKAIVDAVPGRFRASWHAKVRGKLGLSGEGADDGELIDSLFDELETHAVDFTSFFRALAMLLRGDGAMLESLLPSADAMAPWIAAWWERIEHDSMGPVEHADAMDAVNPLYIPRNHLVEEALEAAEAGDLAPWLKLLGVVRNPYEVRPGLERFTLPAPADAGPYKTFCGT, from the coding sequence ATGGATTTCGCGTTCGAAAATAGTTTCCACGATTCCATGGAAGGCTTCTACGCGCCCGCGGAGGCAGCGAAGCCTTCGGCGCCCGAGTTGCTCCTATTCAACCACGCGCTCGCCGAACGGCTCGGGATCGACGTGGCGGGCGCGACGGACGATCAACTGGCGCGCGTCTTTTCCGGCGCGGAGATCCTCGAAGGCGCCGAACCGCTCGCGCTCGCTTATGCCGGACATCAGTTCGGCCATTTCTCGCCGCAACTCGGCGACGGGCGCGCGCTGCTGCTCGGTGAGATCGTCGCGCCCGACGGCGCGCGCTTCGATGTCCAGCTCAAGGGATCGGGCCCTACCGCCTTTTCGCGCAACGGCGACGGCAAGGCGGCGATCGGTCCGGTGCTGCGCGAATTCCTCGTGTCCGAGGCGATGGCGGCGATGGGTGTGCCGACGACGCGCGCGCTGGCGGCCGTCGCGACCGGCGACCGGGTCCAGCGCGAACGTGCGCATCCGGGCGCGGTCCTCACCCGCATTGCGAGCAGCCACATTCGCGTCGGCACCTTCCAGTTCTTCGCCGCGCATTTCGGCGCCGAGCATGTCGCGCAATTGTCGGATTACAGCATCCGGCGTCACTTCCCCGACCTTGCCGATGCGGCTAATCCGCATCTTGCGCTGCTCGACCGCGTGATCGGACTGCAATGCGAGCTGGTGTCGCACTGGCTCGGCGTGGGATTTATCCATGGCGTGATGAACACCGACAATGTCGCGATCAGCGGCGAGACAATCGATTACGGCCCCTGCGCCTTCATGGACCGCTTCGCGGTGAACACGGTCTTCAGCTCGATCGATGCAAACGGCCGCTATGCCTATGGCCGCCAGCCGCAGATCATGCACTGGAACATGGCGCGCTTTGCGGAGGCGTTGCTGCCGGCGATCCACCGCGTGTCGCCCGAGGACGTCGAGGCGGCGAAAGCGATCGTCGATGCGGTCCCCGGCCGCTTTCGCGCCAGCTGGCATGCCAAGGTGAGGGGAAAGCTCGGGCTGAGCGGCGAGGGCGCGGACGATGGCGAGTTGATCGACAGCCTGTTCGACGAACTTGAAACCCATGCGGTCGATTTCACGTCCTTCTTCCGCGCGCTCGCGATGCTGCTGCGCGGCGACGGCGCGATGCTCGAAAGCCTGCTTCCCAGCGCCGACGCGATGGCGCCTTGGATCGCCGCATGGTGGGAGAGGATCGAGCACGACAGCATGGGGCCGGTCGAACATGCCGATGCGATGGATGCGGTGAATCCACTCTACATCCCGCGTAACCATCTGGTCGAAGAGGCGCTGGAGGCGGCCGAGGCCGGCGATCTTGCACCATGGCTAAAATTGCTTGGCGTCGTCCGCAATCCGTATGAAGTCCGCCCAGGGCTCGAACGCTTCACGCTTCCCGCGCCGGCCGATGCGGGGCCATACAAGACCTTCTGCGGGACCTGA
- a CDS encoding sugar transferase has translation MRGVKRLFDILIGGSMLLLLLPLLLALSLLIFLRMGRPVLFRQTRPGLHGRPFEMLKLRTMRDAVDRDGNPLADSERITPLGQFLRSTSLDELPELWNVLKGDMSLVGPRPLLMEYLPLYSAEQARRHEVRPGVTGWAQVNGRNALSWEQKFALDVWYVDNRSLALDGRIMIMTLVKVLKRDGISADGEATMPRFEGRAGQ, from the coding sequence ATGCGTGGTGTGAAGCGGCTGTTCGACATCCTTATTGGCGGCAGCATGCTGCTGCTGCTCTTGCCGCTGCTGCTCGCTCTGAGCTTGCTGATATTCCTGCGCATGGGGCGGCCCGTCCTTTTTCGCCAGACTCGCCCCGGTCTGCACGGCCGGCCTTTTGAGATGCTGAAGCTGCGGACGATGCGCGACGCGGTCGATCGCGACGGCAATCCGCTCGCCGATTCGGAGCGGATCACGCCCTTGGGGCAGTTTCTGCGCTCGACGAGCCTCGACGAACTGCCCGAGCTCTGGAATGTGCTGAAAGGCGACATGAGCCTGGTCGGGCCGCGGCCTTTGCTGATGGAATATCTGCCGCTGTATAGCGCCGAACAGGCGCGGCGGCATGAAGTGCGTCCGGGTGTCACGGGCTGGGCACAGGTCAACGGCCGCAACGCGCTGAGCTGGGAACAGAAGTTCGCGCTCGATGTCTGGTACGTCGACAACCGGTCGCTCGCACTCGACGGGAGGATCATGATCATGACGCTGGTCAAAGTGCTGAAACGCGATGGAATCAGCGCCGACGGAGAGGCGACGATGCCGCGATTCGAAGGAAGAGCCGGCCAATGA
- a CDS encoding BamA/TamA family outer membrane protein, producing MRPLLIGATSLIGLAWASAAQAQTEGQEVAPPKVVPTLDTRAAEIAAPLPPPPEAQLPAVEPIIEDEEFEKSIPPISAEDDAELDRPLESIAEFEKRQAAEAARREAADAEEGEGATAQTQPPQVDGVPVPALADGDAVEAIGDAPISDSELAAPLPPLENFDVEPVEFAEAEDDSDNVDLSYTVQVNGLGEADDSTDIDLADLFGDLSALYDGDGKADNAAMIRARLSADGELMQRILASEGYYDAVVDTRIERGPREEGQERRRRPITAIIDVKPGKRYTLADIVIDADPTIPPNLIADNFPLSVGEPIVAQRIQGAEAAIALKLPEEGYPFAKVGQRDILLDGATGDGVYTLPVDIGKRSRFGGIETTGDLAFDAEHVEVLARFKRGDLYDSRMVDDLRQALVATGLFATVAAEPQPTGESAGDDTEYVTMLVTQQAGPPRTLAASAGYGTGEGIRLEGSWTHRNLLPPEGALTFRGVLGTQEQGIGATMRRSNAGRRDRTFELATEITRSTYDAFNAITGRVAARVSYDSTPIWQKKFTYAYGVELIATREDDYDFDKGERSYDFYTILGLTGQVGMDRTDSLLDPTKGFRVTSLIQPEGSLAGRFSPYARLRTDISGYYPVTDSIVLAGRVRVGSIVGAARERLAPSRRFYAGGGGSVRGFGYQELGPKDPNNDPIGGRSVNEVALEARYRFGNFGVVGFVDGGQVYRSSAPTFQNLRFGAGIGARYYTNFGPMRFDIATPIGRKPGEARVSVYVSIGQAF from the coding sequence ATGCGTCCGCTGCTGATCGGCGCGACCTCGCTCATAGGTCTGGCTTGGGCGAGCGCCGCACAGGCGCAAACGGAGGGACAGGAGGTCGCGCCGCCGAAGGTCGTGCCGACGCTCGATACCAGAGCGGCGGAGATCGCCGCGCCGTTACCGCCGCCGCCCGAAGCGCAATTGCCCGCCGTCGAACCGATCATCGAGGATGAGGAGTTCGAAAAATCGATCCCGCCAATCAGCGCCGAGGATGACGCCGAACTCGACCGGCCGCTCGAATCGATCGCCGAATTCGAAAAGCGCCAGGCGGCCGAAGCGGCCAGGCGCGAAGCCGCCGACGCCGAGGAAGGCGAGGGCGCGACCGCGCAAACTCAACCGCCGCAGGTCGACGGGGTGCCGGTTCCGGCGCTGGCCGACGGCGATGCGGTGGAGGCGATCGGCGATGCGCCGATCAGCGACAGCGAACTTGCCGCGCCGCTGCCGCCGCTCGAAAATTTCGACGTGGAACCCGTTGAGTTCGCCGAGGCCGAGGACGACAGCGACAATGTCGACCTGTCCTACACGGTGCAGGTCAATGGACTGGGCGAGGCCGACGACAGCACCGACATCGACCTCGCCGACCTGTTCGGCGATCTGTCGGCGCTCTACGATGGCGACGGCAAGGCGGACAATGCGGCGATGATCCGCGCGCGCCTCTCCGCCGACGGCGAACTGATGCAGCGCATCCTCGCGTCCGAAGGCTATTATGACGCGGTCGTCGACACGCGCATCGAACGCGGCCCGCGCGAGGAGGGGCAGGAACGCCGGCGCCGGCCGATTACCGCGATCATCGACGTGAAGCCGGGCAAACGCTACACTCTGGCAGACATCGTCATCGACGCCGATCCGACGATCCCGCCGAACCTGATCGCCGACAATTTCCCGCTCAGCGTGGGCGAGCCGATCGTCGCGCAGCGCATCCAGGGCGCCGAAGCGGCGATCGCGCTCAAGCTACCCGAGGAGGGCTATCCCTTCGCCAAGGTCGGGCAGCGCGACATATTGCTCGACGGCGCCACGGGCGACGGCGTTTACACGCTGCCGGTGGACATCGGCAAACGATCGCGCTTCGGCGGCATCGAGACGACGGGCGACCTCGCCTTCGATGCCGAGCATGTCGAAGTGCTCGCGCGTTTCAAGCGCGGCGACCTTTACGACAGCCGGATGGTCGACGATCTGCGCCAGGCGCTCGTCGCGACCGGCCTCTTCGCGACCGTCGCCGCCGAGCCGCAGCCGACCGGGGAGAGCGCGGGCGACGACACCGAATATGTGACGATGCTGGTGACCCAGCAGGCGGGGCCGCCGCGCACGCTCGCCGCCAGCGCGGGCTATGGCACGGGCGAGGGGATAAGGCTGGAGGGCAGCTGGACGCACCGCAACCTGCTGCCGCCCGAAGGCGCCCTGACGTTCCGCGGCGTGCTGGGAACGCAGGAGCAGGGGATCGGCGCGACGATGCGCCGATCGAACGCCGGGCGCCGCGACCGCACCTTCGAACTCGCGACCGAAATCACCCGCAGCACCTATGACGCGTTCAACGCGATCACGGGCCGTGTCGCGGCGCGCGTCAGCTATGATTCGACGCCGATCTGGCAGAAGAAATTCACCTATGCCTATGGCGTCGAACTGATCGCGACGCGCGAGGATGATTATGATTTCGACAAGGGCGAGCGGTCCTATGACTTCTATACGATCCTCGGCCTCACCGGACAGGTCGGGATGGACCGTACCGACAGCCTGCTCGATCCGACCAAGGGCTTTCGCGTCACCAGCCTGATCCAGCCCGAAGGCTCGCTCGCCGGGCGCTTCTCGCCCTATGCGCGCCTGCGTACCGACATCAGCGGCTATTATCCGGTGACCGACAGCATCGTGCTCGCAGGGCGAGTTCGCGTCGGTTCGATCGTCGGCGCGGCGCGCGAGCGGCTGGCGCCTTCGCGGCGCTTTTATGCCGGCGGCGGCGGGTCGGTGCGCGGCTTCGGTTATCAGGAACTGGGGCCCAAGGACCCGAACAACGACCCCATCGGCGGCCGCAGCGTGAACGAAGTGGCGCTCGAAGCGCGCTATCGCTTCGGCAATTTCGGCGTCGTCGGGTTCGTCGATGGCGGGCAGGTCTATCGCTCTTCGGCGCCGACCTTCCAGAATCTGCGCTTCGGCGCCGGGATCGGCGCGCGCTATTACACCAATTTCGGGCCGATGCGCTTCGACATTGCGACGCCGATCGGACGCAAGCCGGGCGAAGCGCGCGTCAGCGTCTATGTCTCGATCGGACAGGCTTTCTGA